The Microbacterium sp. LWO12-1.2 genome includes a window with the following:
- a CDS encoding YceI family protein: protein MTTIDVPGYRPGTWVLDPSHSEVTFSVRHMMISKVRGTFGVKSATLIAPENPLEAKVEASVDVTSIDTKDEGRDTHLRSGDFFDTENFPTMEFVSTGARVEDGDLFVDGDLTIRGITKPVSFELDFGGFGSDPWGNYKAGASAKTVINREDFGLTWNAALETGGVLVGKDVTISLDLQGALQQD from the coding sequence ATGACCACGATCGACGTTCCCGGCTACCGCCCCGGCACCTGGGTGCTCGACCCCTCGCACAGCGAGGTCACGTTCAGCGTCCGCCACATGATGATCTCGAAGGTGCGCGGCACCTTCGGCGTCAAGAGCGCGACCCTGATCGCCCCCGAGAACCCGCTCGAGGCCAAGGTCGAGGCGAGCGTCGATGTGACCTCGATCGACACCAAGGACGAGGGACGCGACACGCACCTGCGCTCCGGCGACTTCTTCGACACCGAGAACTTCCCGACCATGGAGTTCGTCTCGACCGGCGCGCGCGTCGAAGATGGCGACCTGTTCGTCGACGGCGACCTCACGATCCGCGGCATCACCAAGCCCGTGAGCTTCGAGCTCGACTTCGGTGGCTTCGGCAGCGACCCGTGGGGCAACTACAAGGCCGGCGCCTCGGCGAAGACCGTCATCAATCGCGAGGACTTCGGTCTGACCTGGAACGCCGCGCTCGAGACCGGCGGCGTGCTCGTCGGCAAGGACGTCACGATCAGCCTCGACCTGCAGGGCGCTCTGCAGCAGGACTGA
- a CDS encoding transcriptional regulator, giving the protein MSDIGGAAAGSHPRTRLDDNFSTPIRFSILASLGDGVELDFATLAGVLQANDSVLSKAIAHLQDAGYVSTRKGYVGSRPRTWIRSTDAGQRAFTGHLGALREIVELGGGQLNWAPGAHT; this is encoded by the coding sequence GTGTCTGACATCGGCGGGGCGGCAGCAGGCAGCCACCCGCGCACGCGCCTCGACGACAACTTCTCCACGCCGATCCGATTCTCGATCCTCGCGTCGCTGGGCGACGGTGTCGAACTCGACTTCGCGACCCTCGCCGGGGTTCTGCAGGCGAACGATTCGGTGCTCAGCAAAGCGATCGCGCACCTGCAGGACGCCGGCTACGTGTCGACCCGGAAGGGGTACGTCGGCAGCAGACCGCGCACCTGGATCCGATCCACGGATGCCGGCCAGCGGGCGTTCACCGGCCACCTCGGAGCGCTGCGGGAGATCGTCGAACTCGGTGGAGGGCAGCTGAACTGGGCACCAGGCGCCCACACCTGA
- a CDS encoding FKBP-type peptidyl-prolyl cis-trans isomerase, which produces MTDRTKPEFDAPTGPAPSELVVRDLIEGDGTEAKPGDTVTVHYAGVEFDSGEEFDSSWGRGETIQFPLRGLIQGWQDGIPGMKVGGRRELVIPPHLAYGPAGGGHFLSGKSLIFIIDLVAVG; this is translated from the coding sequence ATGACTGATCGCACAAAGCCTGAGTTCGACGCCCCCACCGGTCCCGCTCCCTCGGAGCTCGTGGTCCGCGACCTCATCGAAGGTGATGGCACCGAGGCCAAGCCCGGCGACACCGTCACCGTGCACTACGCCGGTGTCGAGTTCGATTCCGGTGAGGAGTTCGACTCGTCCTGGGGTCGCGGTGAGACCATCCAGTTCCCGCTGCGCGGCCTGATCCAGGGCTGGCAGGACGGTATCCCCGGCATGAAGGTCGGCGGTCGCCGTGAGCTCGTGATCCCGCCGCACCTGGCATACGGCCCTGCGGGAGGCGGGCACTTCCTCTCCGGTAAGTCGCTGATCTTCATCATCGACCTGGTCGCCGTCGGCTGA
- a CDS encoding MFS transporter, with protein sequence MSARRGVLIDLSPLTENPAFARMWIGSTLSGIGGQLTLVTVMLHVFALTGSTFAVSMIAVAGLVPMILAGLYGGMLADAFDRRLVALIAATVTFVSTALLAALTWSGGETIWWLYILSMINSAANSVGMATRTAIVPRLIPRDKLAAASALNGVAFGLTVMAGPALAGLLVALTGYGWTYTIDVVLMLSMFLGLWTLPSLRPEGDVVRPGLASLVDGWRFLRRAGNIRMQYILDIIAMTFGQPLVLFPALGTVLLGGGALTTGLLTAAVAVGTFASSLFSGRVVQYRWHGRGIERAVEAYGAAILLFGLVLLVSAGATPATETAPHIALIILACIALAFSGAADNVSSIYRNTMMQAAVPDAMRGRLQGVFIVVVAGGPRIGALYAGTLATFTALWFPPLLGGFLVIALVAILVRRSPRFRGYDAENPEP encoded by the coding sequence ATGAGTGCCCGGCGCGGAGTCCTCATCGATCTGAGCCCCCTGACCGAGAATCCGGCGTTCGCGCGCATGTGGATCGGGTCGACGCTCTCCGGCATCGGCGGACAGCTCACACTCGTCACGGTCATGCTGCACGTGTTCGCTCTCACCGGCAGCACCTTCGCCGTCTCGATGATCGCGGTCGCCGGGCTCGTCCCGATGATCCTCGCCGGACTCTACGGGGGAATGCTCGCCGACGCATTCGACCGTCGCCTGGTGGCGCTCATCGCCGCCACCGTGACCTTCGTGTCGACCGCACTGCTGGCCGCCCTCACCTGGTCGGGCGGCGAGACGATCTGGTGGCTCTACATCCTCAGCATGATCAATTCGGCAGCCAACTCGGTCGGCATGGCCACGCGCACCGCTATCGTCCCTCGCCTGATCCCTCGCGACAAACTCGCTGCGGCATCCGCACTCAACGGTGTCGCTTTCGGGCTCACCGTGATGGCCGGCCCCGCTCTGGCAGGCCTGCTGGTGGCCCTGACCGGCTACGGCTGGACCTACACGATCGACGTCGTGCTCATGCTGTCGATGTTCCTCGGGCTGTGGACGCTGCCGTCGCTGCGCCCGGAGGGAGACGTGGTGCGCCCCGGACTCGCATCGCTGGTCGACGGCTGGCGCTTCCTGCGCCGCGCTGGCAACATCCGGATGCAGTACATCCTCGACATCATCGCGATGACATTCGGGCAGCCGCTGGTGCTCTTCCCCGCGCTCGGTACGGTGCTGCTCGGCGGCGGAGCCCTGACGACGGGGCTCCTGACGGCCGCGGTCGCCGTCGGCACCTTCGCCTCGAGCCTCTTCTCGGGGCGCGTGGTGCAGTACCGCTGGCACGGACGCGGCATCGAGCGCGCCGTCGAGGCCTACGGCGCGGCCATCCTGCTCTTCGGGCTCGTGCTGCTGGTCAGCGCTGGAGCGACTCCCGCGACCGAGACAGCTCCGCACATCGCCCTGATCATCCTCGCCTGTATCGCGCTCGCGTTCTCCGGCGCCGCGGACAACGTCAGCTCGATCTACCGGAACACGATGATGCAGGCCGCCGTCCCGGACGCCATGCGCGGACGACTGCAGGGCGTGTTCATCGTCGTGGTCGCCGGCGGCCCCCGCATCGGCGCGCTGTACGCCGGCACGCTCGCGACGTTCACCGCGCTCTGGTTCCCTCCCCTGCTGGGCGGCTTCCTCGTGATCGCCCTCGTTGCGATCCTCGTTCGACGCAGCCCTCGATTCCGGGGCTACGACGCAGAGAACCCCGAGCCCTGA
- a CDS encoding isopenicillin N synthase family dioxygenase: MAELSLPILDLSQLDNGPEAAARFRDDLRAATHDVGFFYLTGTGISPELEARLHQAALDFFALPEAEKLAIENINSPHFRGYTRVGGERTQGKVDWREQIDIGPERQPIDGGPAFNRLVGPNLWPAAQPELQDVVAEWHATLSDVARKLLRAWAQTLGADETYFDEHFGEPSTLIKIVRYPGTDAPEPQQGVGAHKDSGVLTLLWVEPGKGGLQVERDGAWVDAPPVPGAFVVNIGELLEYATGGYLKATNHRVVSPKAPNERISIPFFFNPALDKRLPLIELPAELAAEANGVTEDPSNPIHALYGENALKSRLRAHPDVAAIHHADLVSASA; the protein is encoded by the coding sequence ATGGCTGAACTCTCGCTCCCCATCCTCGACCTCTCCCAGCTCGACAACGGCCCGGAGGCGGCCGCGCGATTCCGCGACGACCTGCGCGCCGCAACGCACGACGTCGGGTTCTTCTATCTGACCGGAACCGGCATCTCCCCCGAGCTCGAAGCGCGCCTGCACCAGGCCGCCCTCGACTTCTTCGCGCTGCCGGAGGCGGAAAAGCTCGCGATCGAGAACATCAACAGCCCGCACTTCCGCGGCTACACCCGCGTCGGCGGTGAGCGCACGCAGGGCAAGGTCGACTGGCGCGAGCAGATCGACATCGGACCCGAGCGCCAGCCGATCGACGGCGGCCCCGCGTTCAACCGCCTGGTGGGCCCGAACCTCTGGCCGGCCGCACAGCCCGAGCTGCAGGACGTGGTCGCCGAGTGGCACGCCACCCTGTCCGACGTCGCCCGCAAGCTCCTGCGCGCCTGGGCGCAGACGCTCGGCGCCGACGAGACGTACTTCGACGAGCACTTCGGCGAGCCCTCCACCCTGATCAAGATCGTCCGCTATCCCGGAACGGATGCCCCCGAGCCGCAGCAGGGCGTAGGCGCGCACAAGGACTCCGGTGTCCTCACCCTGCTCTGGGTGGAGCCGGGCAAGGGCGGACTCCAGGTCGAGCGCGACGGTGCGTGGGTGGATGCACCCCCGGTGCCCGGTGCCTTCGTCGTCAACATCGGCGAGCTCCTCGAGTACGCCACCGGCGGCTACCTCAAGGCGACGAACCACCGCGTCGTGTCGCCGAAGGCGCCGAACGAGCGCATCTCCATCCCGTTCTTCTTCAACCCGGCGCTCGACAAGCGGCTGCCGCTGATCGAACTTCCGGCAGAGCTGGCCGCCGAGGCGAACGGCGTGACCGAGGATCCGAGCAACCCGATCCACGCACTGTACGGCGAGAACGCTTTGAAGTCGCGTCTGCGTGCGCACCCTGACGTCGCGGCGATCCACCACGCAGACCTCGTCAGCGCTTCCGCCTGA
- the rpsO gene encoding 30S ribosomal protein S15: protein MPLESDAKKAIMEEYATHPGDTGSPEVQVAMLTQRIKDLTEHLKEHKHDHHSRRGLFLMVGQRRRLLGYLQDIDIARYRSLIERLGLRR from the coding sequence ATGCCACTCGAGTCTGACGCCAAGAAGGCGATCATGGAAGAGTACGCGACGCACCCCGGTGACACCGGATCCCCCGAGGTGCAGGTCGCAATGCTGACGCAGCGCATCAAGGACCTCACCGAACACCTCAAGGAGCACAAGCACGACCACCACTCGCGTCGTGGCCTGTTCCTCATGGTGGGTCAGCGCCGTCGTCTGCTCGGCTACCTCCAGGACATCGACATCGCGCGCTACCGCTCGCTGATCGAACGTCTCGGGCTTCGCCGATAA
- the efeB gene encoding iron uptake transporter deferrochelatase/peroxidase subunit codes for MNEPEADAAAEHASNAEQAAASAPAGLSRRGLLGLAIGGGVAGLAVGAGAGLAGGVALGRARAGADAQNPYAFFGDHQAGITTAVQDHLHFASFDMMPRTDRDDLISLLQDWSYAASRMTQGLEVSATGAVGGPAEQPPEDTGEALGLPAAGLTITFGFGPGLFENEDGDRYGIAALRPKGLERLPAFLGDDLDPQGSHGDLCIQACADDPQVAVHAIRNLSRIAFGRARLRWSQLGFGKTSRTTASAATPRNLFGFKDGTANILADDQKALDAHVWVADDDEPTWLAGGSYLVARKIAMLIETWDRVRLSEQDTIIGRDKGEGAPLSGGDEFTAPNFSGKSIDANSHVRLAHPEQNDGIRILRRGYNYVDGNNDLGRLDAGLFFLSYQRDPAHFITLQRRLSTDLLNEYIRHVGSGIWAVPRGPQPGSYVGAELFV; via the coding sequence GTGAATGAACCAGAAGCGGATGCCGCAGCCGAACACGCGTCGAACGCGGAGCAGGCTGCGGCGTCCGCTCCGGCCGGTCTGAGCAGGCGAGGTCTCCTCGGGCTGGCGATCGGCGGAGGAGTCGCCGGCCTCGCCGTCGGAGCGGGTGCCGGGCTCGCCGGTGGGGTGGCGCTCGGGAGGGCGCGTGCGGGAGCGGACGCGCAGAACCCGTACGCCTTCTTCGGCGACCACCAGGCCGGAATCACGACCGCGGTGCAGGATCACCTGCATTTCGCGTCGTTCGACATGATGCCGCGCACCGACCGCGACGACCTGATCTCCCTCCTGCAGGACTGGTCGTACGCGGCATCCCGCATGACGCAGGGACTCGAGGTCAGCGCGACGGGTGCTGTCGGAGGTCCCGCGGAGCAGCCGCCGGAGGACACCGGCGAGGCACTCGGTCTGCCCGCAGCGGGCCTCACCATCACCTTCGGTTTCGGCCCCGGATTGTTCGAGAACGAAGACGGCGACCGGTATGGGATCGCGGCGCTGCGCCCGAAGGGGCTCGAGCGCCTTCCCGCTTTCCTCGGTGACGACCTCGATCCGCAGGGCTCGCACGGCGACCTGTGCATCCAAGCCTGCGCTGACGACCCGCAGGTCGCGGTGCACGCGATCCGCAACCTCAGCCGGATCGCTTTCGGGCGTGCGCGACTGCGCTGGTCGCAGCTCGGCTTCGGCAAGACCTCGCGCACCACGGCATCCGCGGCCACCCCTCGCAATCTCTTCGGATTCAAGGACGGCACTGCGAACATCCTCGCCGACGACCAGAAGGCGCTGGACGCGCACGTGTGGGTCGCGGACGACGATGAGCCGACCTGGCTCGCCGGCGGCTCGTATCTCGTCGCGCGCAAGATCGCGATGCTGATAGAGACGTGGGACCGGGTACGTCTCTCCGAACAAGACACCATCATCGGCCGCGACAAGGGTGAGGGCGCTCCGCTCTCCGGCGGCGACGAGTTCACGGCTCCGAACTTCAGCGGGAAGTCCATCGATGCGAACAGCCACGTGCGGCTCGCGCATCCGGAGCAGAACGACGGCATCCGGATCCTGCGCCGCGGCTACAACTACGTCGACGGCAACAACGACCTCGGTCGCCTGGACGCCGGACTGTTCTTCCTGTCCTACCAGCGGGACCCCGCGCACTTCATCACACTGCAGCGGCGGCTGTCGACGGACCTGCTGAACGAGTACATCCGCCACGTCGGGTCCGGGATCTGGGCGGTTCCTCGGGGGCCGCAGCCGGGTTCGTACGTCGGCGCCGAGCTGTTCGTGTAA
- the efeO gene encoding iron uptake system protein EfeO, with amino-acid sequence MTTSHRILGALAATGAAALVLSGCVAKSDVDASAAFDVSSTDGDCVVSDSTATSGTLTFAVTNDTDQISEFYLLAEDGLRIVGEVENIAPSASRTLTVVAQPGEYFTLCKPGMIGDGVGKASFTVTGDRVSVDGPDAEQKQQAVDLYAAFVKDQVGQLVPAVEDFVAAYEAGDDETARELFPLTRAYYERIEPVAEALGDLDPRIDYREVDAVAEGLDWTGFHRIEKDLWVPAEDALNADGETPAWQDWAPSTPQERADFGDLLLADVQELYDYVHSDDFTTALDDQGIGGISNGAIALLDEVATGKISGEEDWWSGTDLYDFAANVEGSKMAFSLVQDFAAAQGDDGEALVAEIEDGYAALETSLAAHGSLADGFVGYTELTDENKREFTDLINALAEPLSQLTGTVLD; translated from the coding sequence ATGACCACCTCCCATCGGATCCTCGGCGCACTTGCCGCGACCGGAGCCGCGGCGCTCGTCCTGAGCGGTTGCGTCGCCAAGAGCGACGTCGACGCCTCCGCGGCGTTCGATGTCTCCTCCACGGACGGCGACTGCGTCGTCTCGGACTCGACGGCCACCAGTGGCACCCTGACGTTCGCGGTCACCAACGACACCGACCAGATCTCGGAGTTCTACCTGCTGGCCGAGGACGGACTGCGCATCGTCGGTGAGGTCGAGAACATCGCGCCGTCGGCATCGCGCACCCTCACGGTCGTCGCGCAGCCGGGTGAGTACTTCACGCTGTGCAAGCCGGGAATGATCGGCGATGGTGTCGGCAAGGCGTCGTTCACGGTCACCGGAGATCGGGTGAGCGTCGACGGACCGGATGCCGAGCAGAAGCAGCAGGCCGTCGATCTGTACGCCGCGTTCGTCAAGGACCAGGTCGGCCAGCTCGTCCCCGCCGTCGAAGACTTCGTCGCCGCGTACGAGGCGGGCGACGACGAGACCGCCCGGGAACTCTTCCCGCTGACCCGTGCCTACTACGAGCGCATCGAGCCGGTCGCCGAGGCGCTCGGTGACCTCGATCCGCGCATCGACTACCGCGAGGTCGACGCCGTCGCCGAGGGACTCGACTGGACCGGCTTCCACCGCATCGAGAAGGACCTGTGGGTACCGGCGGAAGACGCACTGAACGCCGACGGCGAGACGCCGGCCTGGCAGGACTGGGCTCCGTCGACGCCGCAGGAGCGCGCCGACTTCGGCGACCTGCTCCTCGCCGATGTGCAGGAGCTCTACGACTACGTGCACTCCGATGACTTCACCACCGCGCTCGACGACCAGGGCATCGGCGGCATTTCGAACGGCGCGATCGCGCTCCTCGACGAGGTCGCGACCGGAAAGATCTCCGGTGAGGAGGACTGGTGGTCCGGAACCGACCTCTACGACTTCGCGGCGAACGTCGAAGGATCGAAGATGGCCTTCTCGCTCGTGCAGGACTTCGCGGCGGCCCAGGGCGACGACGGTGAGGCGCTCGTCGCCGAGATCGAGGACGGTTACGCCGCGCTCGAGACATCGCTCGCCGCGCACGGATCGCTGGCCGACGGCTTCGTCGGCTACACCGAGCTCACCGACGAGAACAAGCGCGAGTTCACCGATCTGATCAACGCCCTGGCCGAGCCGCTGTCGCAGCTCACCGGCACGGTGCTCGACTGA
- a CDS encoding PrsW family glutamic-type intramembrane protease, whose translation MTFGGPSQPQQPSPYTPPPAQPAPYTPQQYSQSPYTPPQFAQQPTYASALAQPTNYSPPAPVAPSPAESLPALPVPTKKGRTVSIWLFGLLGFLLIALIGYFVWALGPAASVIGLVLALIPLTIVFLGVRMIDRWDPEPKRLVFFAIAWGAIAAVGLTLLVDVGLTLLVGPRDDAFTAVFQAPIVEEFWKGLGVFLIFLVARRAFDGPVDGVVYGALVGAGFAFTENIQYFAISLIEGGGEQLTVTFVVRALLSPFAHAMFTALTGFAIGLAARRHAPAGAALAAGLLGLLGAILLHGLWNGSATFADFFALYFTLQVPLFVGFILGIVALRREEARLTRARLSEYAAAGWFTPEEVTMLATPAGRKVGLSWAAQLRGDRRPLMREFIKDATALASVRQRAITGRDPLAAEDERALLIRTRATRAALLAY comes from the coding sequence CCGCGCAACCGGCGCCGTACACGCCGCAGCAGTACTCCCAGTCGCCGTACACCCCGCCGCAGTTCGCTCAACAGCCTACGTACGCGTCCGCTCTCGCGCAGCCGACGAACTACTCGCCACCTGCACCGGTGGCGCCCTCGCCCGCCGAGTCGCTCCCCGCGCTGCCGGTGCCGACGAAGAAGGGCCGCACCGTCTCGATCTGGCTCTTCGGCCTGCTCGGCTTCCTGCTGATCGCCCTGATCGGCTACTTCGTATGGGCACTCGGCCCTGCGGCCTCGGTGATCGGGCTGGTGCTCGCGCTCATCCCGCTCACGATCGTGTTCCTGGGCGTGCGGATGATCGACCGCTGGGATCCTGAGCCGAAGCGGCTGGTGTTCTTCGCGATCGCGTGGGGAGCGATCGCCGCCGTCGGGCTCACCCTGCTGGTGGACGTCGGTCTCACTCTGCTGGTCGGTCCGCGCGACGACGCGTTCACCGCCGTGTTCCAGGCGCCGATCGTGGAGGAGTTCTGGAAAGGCCTCGGCGTCTTCCTCATCTTCCTGGTCGCACGTCGGGCTTTCGACGGGCCGGTGGACGGCGTCGTCTATGGCGCGCTCGTCGGAGCAGGTTTCGCGTTCACCGAGAACATCCAGTACTTCGCCATCAGCCTGATCGAAGGGGGAGGGGAGCAGTTGACCGTCACCTTCGTCGTGCGCGCCCTGCTCTCGCCGTTCGCCCATGCGATGTTCACGGCACTCACCGGTTTCGCCATCGGTCTCGCGGCTCGCCGTCACGCTCCCGCGGGGGCGGCGCTGGCTGCTGGTCTGCTGGGGCTGCTGGGAGCGATTCTGCTGCACGGGCTGTGGAACGGATCCGCGACCTTCGCCGACTTCTTCGCGCTCTACTTCACCCTGCAGGTGCCGCTCTTCGTCGGGTTCATCCTGGGTATCGTCGCACTGCGACGTGAGGAGGCACGCCTGACGCGGGCCCGACTCAGCGAGTACGCCGCCGCCGGCTGGTTCACGCCGGAGGAGGTCACGATGCTCGCGACTCCGGCCGGGCGAAAGGTCGGTCTGTCCTGGGCCGCGCAGCTGCGCGGAGATCGTCGTCCGCTCATGCGCGAGTTCATCAAGGATGCGACGGCTCTGGCATCGGTGCGTCAGCGTGCGATCACGGGCCGCGATCCGCTGGCCGCCGAGGATGAGAGGGCGTTGCTGATCCGCACCCGCGCGACCAGGGCGGCGCTGCTCGCGTACTGA
- the efeU gene encoding iron uptake transporter permease EfeU, with protein MLATFLIGLREGLEAALVVGILVAYLRRLGRQDALPKLWAGVGLAIVLALGIGAVLTFGAYELTFTAQELIGGLLSLLAVGMVTWMIFWMQRAGRTMKATLEGGVDKALTTGGLWALVAIGFVSVAREGIETTLLLWSMVQSFGDAPTAILGALLGLAAAVVIGWLISRGAVTLDLRRFFAWTGGFLVIVAAGVLAYAFMDLQEAGVLPGPFTAAAPIDPVTGGVAIGWGAFPFGWAFNVSAAIAPGGPLAAILQATVGFMPAMTWLQVVGWALYVTIVGSFYIRGLRSRRPSKPQPAADPNAGAATSLAQQGAA; from the coding sequence GTGCTCGCCACTTTCCTGATCGGCCTCCGCGAGGGCCTCGAAGCCGCGCTCGTCGTCGGCATCCTCGTCGCCTACCTCCGACGGCTCGGCCGCCAGGATGCGCTTCCGAAGCTGTGGGCAGGTGTGGGGCTCGCAATCGTCCTCGCCCTCGGCATCGGTGCGGTGCTCACCTTCGGCGCGTACGAGCTGACGTTCACGGCCCAGGAACTGATCGGCGGTCTGCTGTCCCTACTCGCAGTCGGCATGGTCACCTGGATGATCTTCTGGATGCAGCGCGCCGGCCGCACCATGAAGGCCACGCTCGAAGGCGGCGTGGACAAGGCCCTCACCACCGGAGGCCTCTGGGCGCTCGTCGCGATCGGCTTCGTGTCCGTCGCGCGCGAGGGCATCGAGACCACCCTGTTGCTGTGGTCGATGGTGCAGTCGTTCGGCGACGCGCCGACTGCGATCCTCGGAGCCCTTCTCGGCCTCGCTGCCGCCGTCGTGATCGGCTGGCTGATCTCACGGGGCGCTGTCACTCTGGACCTCCGGCGCTTCTTCGCCTGGACCGGCGGCTTCCTGGTGATCGTCGCCGCCGGTGTGCTCGCCTATGCGTTCATGGACCTGCAGGAGGCCGGTGTGCTGCCCGGGCCGTTCACGGCCGCCGCTCCGATCGATCCCGTCACCGGCGGTGTCGCGATCGGGTGGGGCGCCTTCCCGTTCGGATGGGCTTTCAACGTGTCGGCCGCCATCGCCCCGGGGGGACCGCTCGCGGCGATCCTGCAGGCGACGGTCGGCTTCATGCCCGCCATGACCTGGCTGCAGGTTGTCGGCTGGGCCCTGTACGTCACCATCGTCGGATCGTTCTACATCCGCGGTCTCCGTTCTCGTCGTCCCTCGAAGCCGCAGCCCGCTGCGGACCCGAACGCCGGCGCGGCGACCTCTCTCGCACAACAAGGAGCAGCATGA
- a CDS encoding serine hydrolase domain-containing protein, with amino-acid sequence MTRAETIRNRIVREAESSGFGAHGLHVLIGADIAMHRWTPDVREDIQSVAKGICVMAAAIAADDGLISFDAPVASYLDGLSLGAGVEQVTLRHLLTMTSGIDLPWSETMMTDWPDLATEFLGRPTPGRRFQYSNASTYTAMRVLETQVGDVAAYLEPRLFAPLGLNQVEWERCPNGRIVAGGGVALRTEEMARLGRLIRDRGLWQGRQLVAPEWIDAMHSEWVIAGESPGYDRYALAGWGGPGDAWRLHGAYGQLLIFAADAVVTITAGDHLGADAMAAFVVETLES; translated from the coding sequence GTGACCCGCGCTGAGACGATCCGTAACCGCATCGTGCGAGAGGCGGAGTCCTCCGGCTTCGGTGCGCACGGACTCCACGTGCTGATCGGCGCGGACATCGCAATGCACCGGTGGACACCGGATGTCCGCGAAGACATCCAGTCGGTCGCGAAGGGCATCTGCGTGATGGCCGCCGCGATCGCCGCGGACGACGGACTCATCTCGTTCGATGCGCCGGTCGCGTCGTATCTGGACGGGCTCAGCCTCGGCGCGGGAGTCGAACAGGTCACGCTCCGCCACCTGCTGACGATGACGAGCGGCATCGACCTTCCCTGGTCGGAGACGATGATGACCGACTGGCCGGACCTCGCGACGGAGTTCCTCGGGCGACCGACGCCCGGGCGACGCTTCCAGTACTCGAACGCCAGCACCTACACCGCCATGCGCGTGCTAGAGACGCAGGTCGGCGATGTCGCCGCTTACCTGGAACCTCGACTTTTCGCCCCGCTCGGACTGAACCAGGTCGAGTGGGAGCGGTGCCCGAACGGCCGGATCGTGGCCGGCGGCGGCGTGGCACTGCGGACCGAGGAGATGGCCCGGCTCGGGCGACTGATCCGCGATCGCGGCCTCTGGCAGGGGCGTCAGCTGGTGGCCCCGGAGTGGATCGACGCGATGCACTCCGAGTGGGTGATCGCCGGTGAGAGCCCTGGCTACGACCGCTACGCGCTTGCCGGATGGGGTGGGCCCGGCGACGCCTGGCGGCTCCACGGCGCGTATGGGCAGCTGCTCATCTTCGCGGCAGACGCCGTCGTGACCATCACGGCGGGAGACCACCTCGGCGCCGACGCGATGGCGGCCTTCGTCGTGGAGACGCTGGAGTCCTGA